In one window of Saprospiraceae bacterium DNA:
- a CDS encoding SUMF1/EgtB/PvdO family nonheme iron enzyme: MKGKLSHLVFLLGSLLLLGACSKRSSDESSATGWKYNDPKWGGFEKVDYQGQITGPNLVLIEGGTFTMGLTEEDVTYEWNNIPRRVTVSSFYMDETEVSNINYREYIYWLNRVYKSYPEVFRQALPDTLVWREELAYNEPFVETYFRYPSYDEYPVVGVSWLQAVEYCKWRTNRVNEMILIEKGILNPNPEQVDADNFNTGSYLAGQYQGNVRKNLPDIQTGGERPVKFEDGILLPEYRLPTEAEWEYAALALKGKQSENKDELITDRRNFPWDGAGARYKRRDKYMGQILANFKRSHGDYMGMAGKLNDHAHIAAPVKSYYPNDFGLYNMAGNVSEWVTDLFRPLTSTSLRDVENHDLNPFRGNEFKELILDESGNPVEKDSIGQLTYQIVSDSAVEFRENYNKGDVKKYRDDDDELIKYQYGKSSLINEKSRVYKGGSWADRLFWLSPGARRFKDEDKSDRTIGFRCAMTRTGGPEGNDDAGGLEFNRKLPSTKRDYK, translated from the coding sequence ATGAAAGGCAAATTATCTCATTTAGTCTTTCTGCTGGGCTCGTTATTATTGTTAGGAGCCTGCAGTAAAAGAAGTTCAGACGAATCCTCAGCCACAGGCTGGAAGTACAATGACCCCAAATGGGGTGGATTCGAAAAAGTTGATTATCAAGGCCAAATAACCGGACCAAACCTGGTACTCATCGAGGGCGGTACCTTTACTATGGGCCTTACTGAAGAAGATGTAACCTATGAATGGAATAATATTCCCCGAAGGGTTACCGTATCATCCTTTTACATGGATGAAACCGAAGTTTCGAACATCAATTACCGGGAATACATTTACTGGTTAAACAGGGTGTATAAATCTTATCCCGAAGTGTTCCGTCAGGCACTTCCAGATACATTGGTCTGGAGAGAAGAACTTGCCTACAACGAGCCTTTTGTAGAAACCTATTTCAGATATCCTTCTTATGATGAATATCCGGTAGTAGGTGTAAGCTGGCTTCAGGCAGTAGAATATTGCAAGTGGCGGACAAACAGGGTGAATGAAATGATCCTTATTGAAAAAGGGATCCTGAACCCCAATCCTGAGCAAGTCGATGCCGATAATTTCAATACAGGCTCTTATCTGGCTGGTCAATATCAGGGCAACGTGCGTAAAAATCTGCCCGATATTCAAACCGGAGGAGAAAGACCTGTTAAATTTGAGGATGGTATCCTTCTTCCCGAGTATCGCCTTCCAACGGAAGCTGAGTGGGAATATGCTGCTTTGGCTTTGAAAGGAAAACAATCTGAAAACAAGGACGAACTCATCACCGACAGGAGAAATTTCCCCTGGGATGGTGCAGGTGCCCGTTACAAAAGAAGAGATAAATACATGGGTCAGATCCTGGCCAATTTTAAAAGATCTCATGGGGACTATATGGGTATGGCTGGAAAACTCAATGACCACGCGCATATTGCAGCTCCTGTAAAATCTTATTATCCAAACGATTTCGGTCTTTACAACATGGCAGGAAACGTATCGGAGTGGGTTACAGATTTATTCAGGCCACTAACTTCTACCAGTTTAAGGGATGTCGAAAATCACGACCTGAATCCTTTCCGCGGTAATGAATTTAAAGAGTTGATTCTGGACGAATCCGGCAACCCCGTTGAAAAAGACAGTATAGGTCAGCTGACTTATCAGATCGTTTCGGATTCTGCTGTAGAATTCCGTGAAAACTACAATAAAGGCGATGTTAAAAAATACCGCGACGACGACGATGAACTCATCAAATATCAGTATGGAAAATCTTCGTTGATCAATGAAAAATCACGCGTGTATAAAGGAGGATCCTGGGCTGATCGCTTGTTCTGGTTGTCTCCGGGAGCAAGAAGATTTAAGGATGAAGACAAATCCGACCGCACCATTGGTTTCCGTTGTGCAATGACGCGTACCGGCGGACCTGAAGGCAATGACGATGCAGGCGGACTCGAATTTAACCGAAAATTACCATCGACAAAGAGAGACTATAAATAA